Proteins found in one Paenibacillus dendritiformis genomic segment:
- a CDS encoding Ger(x)C family spore germination protein has translation MMRRAITIVILLLIVLPLPGCASYTTIENMTLSLLLGIDLDEEGNLLLAISSPVFSKEAEDNEEEFEVRSTTLRHSREEFDKRALGMTIAGKTQIVVVGKRLAAEENWAALLDPFYRDTRSTVSARVVYFDGPISDLIRYSAKDKPRLPLYLSKLVDTGLQRNETTKTTIQEFHRHLHEKGLTPSITALRKDEELALTGTALLDKSSRFKMLANSDETKLIYILRNKTKGEFPFTLRLPMSPGKGPENVDMKQLSINLHSIKPKIQARYAQGRFVFDVNVRSIVYVTERLFPFDVMSPYHELEQKIAANLEEQFNSLIRKLQKARIDPAGFGMYARAHAYPQWKKAKEHWEDYFEEATVNVKVKVKIVGMGAVK, from the coding sequence ATGATGCGCCGAGCGATTACGATTGTTATTCTGCTGCTGATTGTGCTCCCGCTTCCCGGGTGCGCAAGTTATACGACGATCGAGAATATGACGCTGTCGCTGCTTCTCGGCATCGATCTGGATGAAGAAGGCAATCTCTTGCTGGCGATCTCGAGTCCGGTCTTCTCGAAGGAGGCCGAGGACAATGAAGAAGAATTCGAGGTCCGTTCGACCACCTTGCGCCATTCCCGCGAAGAATTCGACAAGCGTGCGCTCGGGATGACAATTGCAGGCAAGACACAGATTGTTGTCGTCGGCAAGCGGCTTGCTGCAGAGGAAAATTGGGCGGCACTGCTTGATCCATTCTATCGGGACACCAGGAGCACCGTGTCCGCCCGGGTGGTCTACTTCGATGGCCCCATTAGCGACCTGATTCGTTATTCGGCCAAGGACAAGCCTCGCCTGCCCTTGTATTTGTCGAAGCTGGTGGATACGGGACTTCAGCGGAATGAGACAACCAAAACGACAATCCAGGAGTTCCATCGCCACCTGCATGAGAAAGGGTTGACGCCGAGCATAACCGCCCTCCGCAAAGATGAAGAATTAGCCTTGACAGGCACCGCCTTGCTGGATAAATCATCCCGGTTCAAAATGCTGGCCAATTCCGACGAGACGAAGCTGATATACATACTAAGAAATAAAACAAAGGGCGAATTTCCGTTTACGCTTCGTCTACCAATGTCTCCAGGGAAAGGACCCGAGAATGTCGACATGAAGCAGCTCAGCATCAATCTCCACAGCATTAAGCCGAAGATTCAAGCACGGTACGCCCAGGGCCGCTTCGTGTTCGATGTGAACGTTCGCTCCATCGTATATGTGACGGAACGTCTATTCCCGTTTGATGTCATGTCGCCGTACCATGAATTGGAGCAGAAAATTGCCGCGAATCTGGAGGAGCAGTTCAACAGTCTGATTCGCAAGCTGCAAAAAGCGCGTATTGATCCGGCCGGGTTCGGCATGTATGCAAGAGCCCACGCGTATCCGCAATGGAAGAAAGCCAAAGAACATTGGGAGGATTATTTCGAAGAGGCGACCGTGAATGTGAAGGTCAAAGTAAAAATCGTCGGCATGGGCGCCGTAAAATAA
- a CDS encoding cation:proton antiporter: MEFILYLALILLCTKVAGDISVRLGQPAVLGKLIVGILLGPAVLGWIEKDSFITQVSEIGVLLLMFIAGLETDIDQLRKNWKSAFAVAVGGIILPFIGGYGAAIAFGFSSNYALFFGVIFCATSVSISVQVLKEMNKLNSREGTTILGAAVVDDVLVVILLAFIMSIVGQGGDVSLGLLVGKKLLFFAITFVAGWLVVPRVMKWLAPLKVTEAVISAALIICFGFAYFAEWMQMAGIIGAFAAGIAVSLTPYKHDVEHKVEPIAYSIFVPVFFVSIGLNVSFDGIGSQLGLLAVITIIAIVTKMAGGWLGARVTGFDSRSSLAIGAGMISRGEVALIIAATGLQSGLLQPEYFTSIIIMVIITTLVTPPMLKMFFNKKDNAVPVEQKNSVNM, from the coding sequence ATGGAATTTATTCTGTATCTTGCCTTGATTCTGCTGTGCACCAAGGTGGCAGGCGACATATCGGTCCGTCTGGGGCAGCCTGCTGTATTGGGGAAGCTGATCGTCGGCATCCTGCTCGGTCCGGCCGTGCTAGGCTGGATTGAGAAGGACAGCTTCATCACCCAGGTATCGGAAATCGGCGTCTTGCTGCTGATGTTCATTGCCGGACTGGAGACCGATATCGATCAGCTGCGCAAAAACTGGAAATCGGCGTTTGCGGTTGCCGTTGGCGGCATCATTCTGCCTTTTATTGGCGGTTACGGGGCAGCAATCGCGTTCGGTTTTTCTTCGAATTATGCGCTGTTTTTCGGCGTTATCTTTTGCGCGACATCCGTGAGCATCTCCGTCCAGGTGCTTAAAGAAATGAACAAGCTCAATTCGAGAGAAGGGACGACGATACTTGGGGCGGCTGTCGTCGACGATGTGCTGGTCGTTATCCTGCTGGCGTTCATTATGAGCATCGTCGGCCAAGGGGGAGACGTCTCCCTCGGACTGCTGGTCGGCAAGAAGCTCCTGTTCTTCGCCATTACTTTTGTGGCCGGCTGGCTGGTCGTGCCGCGCGTAATGAAGTGGCTGGCTCCGCTCAAAGTCACCGAAGCGGTGATCAGCGCGGCGTTAATTATTTGCTTCGGCTTTGCCTATTTTGCCGAATGGATGCAGATGGCCGGCATTATCGGCGCCTTCGCCGCCGGCATCGCAGTGTCGCTGACCCCATACAAGCATGATGTCGAGCACAAGGTCGAGCCGATCGCGTATTCCATCTTCGTTCCGGTGTTCTTCGTCAGCATTGGGCTGAACGTGTCATTCGACGGTATCGGCAGCCAATTGGGCCTGCTCGCTGTCATTACGATCATCGCTATCGTGACGAAGATGGCCGGGGGCTGGCTCGGCGCGCGCGTAACCGGCTTCGACAGCCGCTCCTCGCTGGCTATTGGCGCAGGGATGATCTCCCGAGGGGAAGTCGCTCTTATTATTGCGGCCACCGGCTTGCAGTCGGGGCTGCTGCAGCCGGAATATTTCACGTCGATCATCATCATGGTGATTATCACGACGCTGGTAACGCCTCCTATGCTGAAGATGTTTTTCAACAAGAAAGACAATGCCGTGCCGGTGGAGCAAAAAAACAGTGTTAATATGTAG
- a CDS encoding SulP family inorganic anion transporter: MNSKVNKEWFGNIRSDILSGMTVALALIPEAIAFSIIAGVDPMVGLYASFCIAVVISIVGGRPGMISAATGAMALLMVTLVKDHGIEYLFAASILAGVLQFVMGMLKLGRFITFVPHSVMTGFVNALAILIFLAQLPHFAGQGWMMYALVALTLLIIYGLPRLTKAVPSALVAIIAVSALTIAAGIEGKTVGDMGSITSALPLFHIPQVMVSWETLAIIFPYSLSMAIVGLLESLLTATIVDEMTATGSDKNKEMRGQGIANVVTGFFGGMAGCAMIGQSVINVKSGGRGRLSTFVAGVFLLFLILALGDIVERIPMAALVGVMIMVCIGTFDWNSIRQLPRIPRGDAFVMVVTVAIVVATHDLSKGVLAGVLLSAVLFAWKSARIRIQAERLGTGHVVYQVKGQLFFATTSHFLEHFKAEQDPEQITIDFSKSHVWDHSAVTAIGKVMLKYKQLDKTVRISGLNEESQKLLQQVGLPATASH; this comes from the coding sequence GTGAACTCAAAAGTAAATAAGGAATGGTTCGGCAATATCCGCAGCGATATTTTGTCCGGCATGACGGTAGCGTTGGCGCTTATCCCCGAGGCGATCGCCTTTTCGATCATTGCGGGGGTGGATCCGATGGTCGGGTTGTACGCCTCCTTCTGCATTGCCGTCGTTATCTCGATCGTAGGCGGGCGTCCAGGGATGATATCGGCCGCTACCGGAGCGATGGCCCTGCTTATGGTGACTCTGGTCAAGGACCATGGGATAGAGTATTTGTTCGCTGCTTCGATTTTGGCAGGGGTGCTTCAATTCGTTATGGGCATGCTGAAGCTGGGAAGATTTATTACGTTTGTCCCGCATTCCGTCATGACGGGCTTCGTGAACGCGCTGGCCATTCTCATTTTCCTGGCCCAGCTGCCTCATTTTGCAGGCCAGGGATGGATGATGTACGCTCTGGTCGCATTGACATTGCTCATCATCTATGGCTTGCCGCGTCTTACGAAGGCCGTTCCTTCGGCACTCGTCGCTATCATCGCCGTCTCCGCCCTGACGATTGCGGCAGGGATTGAAGGGAAGACGGTAGGCGATATGGGGAGCATTACGAGTGCCCTCCCGCTATTTCATATCCCGCAAGTGATGGTGAGCTGGGAGACGCTGGCGATTATTTTCCCTTATTCGCTGTCCATGGCGATCGTCGGCCTGCTTGAATCGTTGCTGACGGCGACGATTGTGGATGAGATGACGGCCACCGGGAGCGACAAAAATAAGGAGATGCGCGGCCAAGGGATCGCGAACGTCGTCACCGGTTTTTTCGGCGGGATGGCGGGTTGCGCCATGATCGGCCAATCTGTCATTAATGTGAAATCCGGCGGAAGAGGCCGGCTCTCCACCTTCGTTGCTGGCGTATTCCTGTTGTTTCTTATCCTGGCGCTGGGGGATATCGTAGAACGGATTCCGATGGCTGCGCTCGTCGGTGTCATGATTATGGTCTGCATCGGCACCTTTGACTGGAATTCCATCCGCCAGTTGCCTCGTATTCCGCGCGGCGACGCCTTCGTGATGGTCGTTACGGTCGCGATCGTGGTAGCGACGCATGATCTGTCCAAGGGCGTGCTCGCGGGCGTGCTCCTGAGCGCGGTATTATTCGCCTGGAAGAGCGCCCGGATCCGCATCCAAGCGGAACGTCTCGGGACCGGCCATGTCGTGTATCAGGTCAAGGGACAGCTTTTCTTTGCCACGACGAGCCACTTCCTGGAGCACTTCAAGGCGGAGCAGGACCCGGAACAGATTACGATTGATTTCTCGAAATCTCATGTCTGGGATCATTCGGCGGTTACCGCCATCGGCAAGGTTATGTTGAAATACAAGCAGCTGGACAAGACGGTTCGGATCAGCGGCTTGAATGAAGAGAGCCAAAAACTGCTGCAGCAGGTCGGTCTCCCGGCTACTGCCAGCCATTAA
- the hfq gene encoding RNA chaperone Hfq, with protein sequence MKKSTDRSLQEQFLTEAIQQEVPVTLITKNGIQMKGMITSFDVYTIVLKIDSKFSLINKSAVSTIIPSQRLSLFK encoded by the coding sequence TTGAAGAAATCGACCGATCGAAGCTTGCAAGAGCAGTTTCTTACGGAAGCGATACAGCAGGAAGTGCCCGTCACACTCATTACGAAAAATGGAATACAGATGAAGGGCATGATTACATCATTCGATGTGTATACGATTGTGCTCAAAATCGATTCGAAGTTTAGCCTTATCAACAAATCAGCTGTATCAACCATCATCCCGTCCCAACGCCTCTCCTTGTTCAAGTAG
- a CDS encoding spore coat protein — MNTIMENLTGMSGMTDQAVATDMLIAAKSGIKDLATALTEAATPEVRTVLRNHLDTAIQAHEQITAYMMKNGYYHPYNLQEQLQIDMNNANTALNMVQRNG, encoded by the coding sequence ATGAATACGATAATGGAAAATCTGACCGGTATGTCAGGCATGACCGATCAGGCCGTTGCGACAGACATGTTGATTGCAGCCAAGTCCGGAATTAAAGATCTGGCTACCGCGCTGACCGAAGCAGCCACTCCGGAGGTGCGCACGGTCTTGCGCAATCACCTCGATACAGCCATTCAAGCCCATGAGCAAATAACCGCATACATGATGAAGAATGGTTATTACCACCCGTATAACCTGCAGGAACAGCTTCAGATCGATATGAACAACGCCAACACGGCACTGAACATGGTACAGCGGAACGGATAA